Proteins from a genomic interval of Nitrospina gracilis Nb-211:
- a CDS encoding glycosyltransferase family 2 protein, protein MDLTFVIVTYNHGDCLDKCVQSIYDTTTNARFEIRVVNNERRDGLREFQTRFSDVRVTTNAKNVGFARACNQAAQEAQGNLLVFLNPDTVLHPGAVDALRGLLASHPDIGIAAPKVLNADSTVQASCRRFPRLATGLFNRRSLLSRWFPQNRFTREYLMLDFDHAATRDVDWVSGCCMMISRARFRELGGFDERYFLFNEDVDLCRTAWQAGYRVVYHPEAVVTHETGASNCSLPAMVIVKRHRGMAYYWKKHMRPNPLAYGLVGLLIGLRCLTQLIGSRWK, encoded by the coding sequence ATGGATTTGACGTTTGTCATTGTAACCTACAATCATGGCGACTGTTTAGACAAATGCGTCCAATCCATATACGATACAACGACAAACGCGCGTTTTGAAATCCGCGTGGTGAACAACGAACGCCGCGACGGGTTGCGGGAATTTCAAACTCGGTTTTCCGATGTCCGGGTGACCACGAACGCGAAAAACGTCGGCTTCGCCCGCGCCTGCAACCAGGCGGCGCAGGAGGCCCAGGGCAACCTGCTGGTGTTTTTGAATCCGGACACCGTTCTGCACCCCGGCGCAGTGGACGCGTTGCGGGGCTTGCTCGCATCCCATCCCGATATCGGAATCGCGGCGCCGAAGGTGCTCAACGCGGACAGTACAGTGCAGGCGTCTTGCCGGCGGTTTCCGCGGCTGGCAACGGGACTGTTCAACCGCCGCTCCCTGCTCAGCCGCTGGTTCCCCCAAAACCGCTTCACCCGCGAGTACCTGATGCTCGACTTCGATCACGCCGCCACGCGCGACGTGGACTGGGTGTCGGGATGTTGCATGATGATTTCGCGCGCACGGTTCCGGGAGCTGGGCGGGTTCGATGAACGCTATTTTCTGTTCAACGAAGACGTGGACCTGTGCCGCACGGCATGGCAGGCGGGATACCGGGTGGTGTATCATCCGGAAGCGGTCGTCACTCACGAAACCGGGGCAAGCAACTGCAGTCTGCCTGCGATGGTGATCGTCAAGCGCCACCGCGGCATGGCGTATTACTGGAAAAAGCACATGCGGCCCAACCCGCTGGCGTACGGATTGGTGGGGTTGCTGATTGGCCTGCGTTGCCTGACGCAGTTGATCGGATCGAGGTGGAAGTGA
- a CDS encoding DapH/DapD/GlmU-related protein, producing MISIMEHFATLGRNCLIEDRVRLGFQYRDRCLKARIGDNAVIRSMSLIYGDVVIGDNFRAGKGVVVRGNTRLGNDVELDNGVIIEGNVQIGDRVKIGARSYVPHDVIIGSQVILGEEVVLGFGRYTEETRCSPAGSVGTVIGDRVIIGSNSVIHPGINIGEESCILEGTTVTQDIPPQCIATGAPAKVFPLTRELSKKMKMEFSR from the coding sequence TTGATTTCGATTATGGAGCACTTCGCTACACTGGGCAGAAACTGTCTGATTGAAGACCGGGTCCGTCTCGGATTCCAGTACCGCGACCGTTGTCTGAAAGCCCGCATCGGCGACAACGCGGTGATCCGTTCGATGAGCCTCATCTATGGCGACGTGGTGATCGGCGACAACTTCCGCGCCGGGAAGGGGGTGGTGGTGCGCGGCAACACGCGGCTGGGCAACGATGTGGAGCTCGACAACGGCGTCATCATCGAAGGCAATGTGCAGATCGGCGACCGCGTGAAAATCGGCGCGCGTTCCTATGTGCCGCACGATGTCATCATCGGCAGCCAGGTGATTTTGGGCGAGGAGGTGGTGCTGGGCTTTGGGCGCTACACGGAGGAAACGCGGTGTTCTCCCGCGGGAAGCGTGGGAACGGTCATTGGCGACAGGGTGATCATCGGTTCGAACTCGGTGATCCACCCGGGCATCAACATCGGAGAGGAATCCTGCATCCTCGAGGGCACGACGGTGACGCAGGACATCCCGCCGCAGTGCATTGCGACCGGTGCGCCGGCGAAGGTGTTTCCCCTCACGCGCGAATTGAGCAAAAAAATGAAGATGGAGTTCAGCCGCTGA
- a CDS encoding O-antigen ligase family protein: protein MDQPKDILDRIHLAGFFLFLLFSPFSISLTTIALFVGFSAWVVRNSLSRNWAQMQFPLAVPFLLFIVASTVAILTAHAPEVSAVQAKKFGEPLIVFWTLNTLLSNTPQRVLADLASRLQKRNPESRFVHRLAQFASLDAPTLCTAVLGVAAAVSGLVGFYQHFVAMDVYGPRARGPFGSVNTYAQMMMLCGLLVAARWAFVKDRRMVGGLALACIVGGMIWTLSRGAWLGFLVGLGFLLLIKNPRLLAAMVAAAVLAVVLLPGSTQRGLLNYELDAKRNLFRFDESMQDRIDIWRASIEIFQDHPWTGCGFQCSVVMAERYPQHPILKRFRAQHSNLLQLLVETGVVGLTMWLTIWIFYFKYAFQGFGRIARSPGPAWSRLGGIAAVLAFHTYGLVESNFFDSEVAMLTFFMMGLSLARKEAPADSEKSA from the coding sequence ATGGACCAACCGAAAGACATTCTGGACCGCATCCACCTTGCGGGCTTTTTTTTATTTCTTCTCTTCTCGCCGTTTTCCATTTCCCTGACCACCATCGCCCTGTTCGTCGGTTTCTCCGCCTGGGTGGTGCGCAACTCGCTCAGCCGCAACTGGGCGCAGATGCAGTTTCCACTGGCCGTGCCGTTCCTTCTGTTCATCGTCGCGTCAACGGTCGCCATCCTCACCGCCCACGCGCCGGAAGTGAGCGCGGTCCAGGCGAAAAAATTCGGCGAGCCGTTGATCGTGTTCTGGACGCTCAACACCCTGCTTTCGAACACACCGCAGAGGGTGCTGGCGGACCTCGCCTCCCGCCTTCAAAAACGCAATCCCGAAAGCCGCTTTGTGCATCGGCTGGCGCAATTCGCATCACTGGATGCGCCGACGCTGTGCACTGCCGTGCTGGGTGTGGCGGCGGCGGTTTCCGGACTCGTCGGGTTCTACCAGCACTTCGTTGCGATGGACGTCTATGGCCCGCGCGCGCGGGGTCCGTTCGGCTCCGTCAACACCTACGCCCAGATGATGATGTTGTGCGGACTGCTGGTCGCCGCGCGGTGGGCTTTTGTGAAAGACCGGCGCATGGTGGGCGGGCTCGCTCTCGCGTGCATCGTGGGTGGGATGATATGGACCCTGTCGCGCGGCGCGTGGCTGGGGTTTCTGGTCGGACTGGGGTTTCTTCTTCTCATCAAAAATCCGCGCCTCCTTGCAGCCATGGTGGCGGCGGCGGTGCTGGCCGTGGTCCTGCTTCCCGGATCCACCCAGCGCGGCCTTCTAAATTACGAACTGGATGCGAAACGCAACCTGTTCCGCTTTGATGAAAGCATGCAGGACCGCATCGACATCTGGCGCGCGTCGATCGAAATATTTCAGGACCATCCGTGGACCGGGTGCGGATTCCAGTGCAGTGTGGTCATGGCCGAACGCTACCCACAGCATCCCATCCTGAAACGGTTTCGCGCGCAACACAGCAATCTTTTGCAACTGCTGGTGGAAACCGGTGTGGTCGGGCTCACCATGTGGCTCACTATCTGGATTTTCTACTTCAAATATGCGTTTCAGGGTTTTGGCAGGATTGCCAGGTCTCCCGGTCCTGCGTGGAGCCGGCTGGGGGGCATTGCGGCGGTGTTGGCCTTTCACACCTACGGGCTGGTCGAGTCCAACTTCTTTGACTCCGAAGTCGCCATGCTGACGTTTTTCATGATGGGCCTCAGTCTCGCAAGAAAAGAAGCCCCGGCTGATTCCGAAAAATCCGCATGA